A window of the Pararge aegeria chromosome 2, ilParAegt1.1, whole genome shotgun sequence genome harbors these coding sequences:
- the LOC120634156 gene encoding myocyte-specific enhancer factor 2 isoform X7: MLHRSCLQIAAVDVRSSSPPPGHSYSPPAPHTLSKIAATMGRKKIQISRITDERNRQVTFNKRKFGVMKKAYELSVLCDCEIALIIFSSNNKLYQYASTDMDKVLLKYTEYNEPHESLTNRNIIEALTKKEHKNGVMSPDSPEAEPEYNQLTPRTEAKYSKIDEEFQMMMQRNQLNGSRVGVGVAGSNYNLPVSVPVGSYDQSLLQASPQMHTSISPRPSSSETDSVYPSGGMLEMSNGYPGSGSPLGAGCTPSPSPGPAPSPHRHPHKSHSHAPPPHHSPRNNLRVVIPSSMPPPQDDISYAGETPLSYSGLGNFGGPQDFSMSSDIGIGLSWGAHQLQTLQHNSSSLPVLGGGTPPPAGSPSNVKIKAEPVSPPRGSDHLHRGPPPAPQPAHLSGAIDGKYVYFAGSVTSSNMGSPAGQDMRHANTVPLDYEQPHTKRPRIDGWAT, encoded by the exons ATAGCAGCTGTTGACGTCCGAAGTAGCAGCCCGCCGCCCGGCCACTCTTATTCTCCCCCCGCTCCTCACACCCTCTCCAAGATTGCTGCCACCATGGGACGGAAGAAAATACAAATATCACGGATTACGGATGAACGAAATCGACAG GTCACTTTCAACAAGCGCAAATTCGGGGTGATGAAGAAGGCCTACGAACTGAGCGTACTCTGTGACTGCGAGATCGCCCTCATTATCTTCAGCTCTAACAACAAACTCTACCAATATGCCAGCACGGATATGGACAAG GTACTTCTGAAATACACGGAGTACAACGAACCGCATGAGTCTTTGACGAACCGGAACATCATCGAG GCACTCACAAAGAAAGAGCATAAGAACGGAGTGATGTCGCCAGACAGCCCCGAAGCGGAACCAGAGTACAACCAGCTAACACCACGGACCGAGGCCAAATATTCAAAGATTGACGAGGAATTCCAAATGATGATGCAGCGAAACCAACTGAACGGCAGCAGAGTCGGAGTGGGCGTGGCCGGAAGCAACTACAACCTTCCTGTCAGCGTTCCAGTGGGGAGCTACGACCAGTCACTTTTGCAAGCCAGTCCACAGATGCACACTTCTATCAGTCCACGGCCCTCGTCATCAGAAACCGATTCAG TTTATCCCAGCGGCGGAATGCTAGAGATGTCAAACGGTTACCCCGGGTCTGGTTCGCCGCTGGGCGCCGGGTGCACCCCGTCGCCCTCTCCCGGACCAGCGCCCTCTCCTCACCGACATCCGCACAAATCGCACTCACACGCCCCGCCCCCGCACCACTCACCTCGGAACAATTTGCGCGTCGTTATACCCAGTTCAATGCCACCACCACAGGACGACATATCATATGCTGGAGAG acaCCACTAAGCTATTCAGGACTTGGCAACTTCGGCGGACCGCAGGACTTCAGCATGAGCTCGGACATCGGCATCGGATTATCATGGGGCGCCCACCAGCTGCAGACTCTACAACACAACAG CAGTAGCCTGCCAGTTCTGGGTGGGGGGACTCCACCGCCCGCTGGCTCGCCAAGCAACGTGAAGATCAAAGCTGAACCAGTCTCCCCACCTCGGGGCTCCGACCATCTGCATCGAGGGCCCCCGCCCGCGCCTCAGCCCGCTCACTTATCCGGAGCCATTGATGGTAAGTACG TTTATTTTGCAGGATCAGTGACGTCAAGTAACATGGGCTCGCCTGCCGGGCAAGACATGCGGCACGCGAACACCGTCCCACTAGACTACGAACAGCCCCATACCAAGCGGCCGAGAATCGACGGCTGGGCCACATAG
- the LOC120634156 gene encoding myocyte-specific enhancer factor 2 isoform X5, giving the protein MLHRSCLQIAAVDVRSSSPPPGHSYSPPAPHTLSKIAATMGRKKIQISRITDERNRQVTFNKRKFGVMKKAYELSVLCDCEIALIIFSSNNKLYQYASTDMDKVLLKYTEYNEPHESLTNRNIIEKEHKNGVMSPDSPEAEPEYNQLTPRTEAKYSKIDEEFQMMMQRNQLNGSRVGVGVAGSNYNLPVSVPVGSYDQSLLQASPQMHTSISPRPSSSETDSVYPSGGMLEMSNGYPGSGSPLGAGCTPSPSPGPAPSPHRHPHKSHSHAPPPHHSPRNNLRVVIPSSMPPPQDDISYAGETPLSYSGLGNFGGPQDFSMSSDIGIGLSWGAHQLQTLQHNRYISPYSSSLPVLGGGTPPPAGSPSNVKIKAEPVSPPRGSDHLHRGPPPAPQPAHLSGAIDGKYVYFAGSVTSSNMGSPAGQDMRHANTVPLDYEQPHTKRPRIDGWAT; this is encoded by the exons ATAGCAGCTGTTGACGTCCGAAGTAGCAGCCCGCCGCCCGGCCACTCTTATTCTCCCCCCGCTCCTCACACCCTCTCCAAGATTGCTGCCACCATGGGACGGAAGAAAATACAAATATCACGGATTACGGATGAACGAAATCGACAG GTCACTTTCAACAAGCGCAAATTCGGGGTGATGAAGAAGGCCTACGAACTGAGCGTACTCTGTGACTGCGAGATCGCCCTCATTATCTTCAGCTCTAACAACAAACTCTACCAATATGCCAGCACGGATATGGACAAG GTACTTCTGAAATACACGGAGTACAACGAACCGCATGAGTCTTTGACGAACCGGAACATCATCGAG AAAGAGCATAAGAACGGAGTGATGTCGCCAGACAGCCCCGAAGCGGAACCAGAGTACAACCAGCTAACACCACGGACCGAGGCCAAATATTCAAAGATTGACGAGGAATTCCAAATGATGATGCAGCGAAACCAACTGAACGGCAGCAGAGTCGGAGTGGGCGTGGCCGGAAGCAACTACAACCTTCCTGTCAGCGTTCCAGTGGGGAGCTACGACCAGTCACTTTTGCAAGCCAGTCCACAGATGCACACTTCTATCAGTCCACGGCCCTCGTCATCAGAAACCGATTCAG TTTATCCCAGCGGCGGAATGCTAGAGATGTCAAACGGTTACCCCGGGTCTGGTTCGCCGCTGGGCGCCGGGTGCACCCCGTCGCCCTCTCCCGGACCAGCGCCCTCTCCTCACCGACATCCGCACAAATCGCACTCACACGCCCCGCCCCCGCACCACTCACCTCGGAACAATTTGCGCGTCGTTATACCCAGTTCAATGCCACCACCACAGGACGACATATCATATGCTGGAGAG acaCCACTAAGCTATTCAGGACTTGGCAACTTCGGCGGACCGCAGGACTTCAGCATGAGCTCGGACATCGGCATCGGATTATCATGGGGCGCCCACCAGCTGCAGACTCTACAACACAACAGGTACAT TTCACCTTACAGCAGTAGCCTGCCAGTTCTGGGTGGGGGGACTCCACCGCCCGCTGGCTCGCCAAGCAACGTGAAGATCAAAGCTGAACCAGTCTCCCCACCTCGGGGCTCCGACCATCTGCATCGAGGGCCCCCGCCCGCGCCTCAGCCCGCTCACTTATCCGGAGCCATTGATGGTAAGTACG TTTATTTTGCAGGATCAGTGACGTCAAGTAACATGGGCTCGCCTGCCGGGCAAGACATGCGGCACGCGAACACCGTCCCACTAGACTACGAACAGCCCCATACCAAGCGGCCGAGAATCGACGGCTGGGCCACATAG
- the LOC120634156 gene encoding myocyte-specific enhancer factor 2 isoform X1, giving the protein MLHRSCLQIAAVDVRSSSPPPGHSYSPPAPHTLSKIAATMGRKKIQISRITDERNRQVTFNKRKFGVMKKAYELSVLCDCEIALIIFSSNNKLYQYASTDMDKVLLKYTEYNEPHESLTNRNIIEALTKKEHKNGVMSPDSPEAEPEYNQLTPRTEAKYSKIDEEFQMMMQRNQLNGSRVGVGVAGSNYNLPVSVPVGSYDQSLLQASPQMHTSISPRPSSSETDSVYPSGGMLEMSNGYPGSGSPLGAGCTPSPSPGPAPSPHRHPHKSHSHAPPPHHSPRNNLRVVIPSSMPPPQDDISYAGETPLSYSGLGNFGGPQDFSMSSDIGIGLSWGAHQLQTLQHNRYISPYSSSLPVLGGGTPPPAGSPSNVKIKAEPVSPPRGSDHLHRGPPPAPQPAHLSGAIDGKYVYFAGSVTSSNMGSPAGQDMRHANTVPLDYEQPHTKRPRIDGWAT; this is encoded by the exons ATAGCAGCTGTTGACGTCCGAAGTAGCAGCCCGCCGCCCGGCCACTCTTATTCTCCCCCCGCTCCTCACACCCTCTCCAAGATTGCTGCCACCATGGGACGGAAGAAAATACAAATATCACGGATTACGGATGAACGAAATCGACAG GTCACTTTCAACAAGCGCAAATTCGGGGTGATGAAGAAGGCCTACGAACTGAGCGTACTCTGTGACTGCGAGATCGCCCTCATTATCTTCAGCTCTAACAACAAACTCTACCAATATGCCAGCACGGATATGGACAAG GTACTTCTGAAATACACGGAGTACAACGAACCGCATGAGTCTTTGACGAACCGGAACATCATCGAG GCACTCACAAAGAAAGAGCATAAGAACGGAGTGATGTCGCCAGACAGCCCCGAAGCGGAACCAGAGTACAACCAGCTAACACCACGGACCGAGGCCAAATATTCAAAGATTGACGAGGAATTCCAAATGATGATGCAGCGAAACCAACTGAACGGCAGCAGAGTCGGAGTGGGCGTGGCCGGAAGCAACTACAACCTTCCTGTCAGCGTTCCAGTGGGGAGCTACGACCAGTCACTTTTGCAAGCCAGTCCACAGATGCACACTTCTATCAGTCCACGGCCCTCGTCATCAGAAACCGATTCAG TTTATCCCAGCGGCGGAATGCTAGAGATGTCAAACGGTTACCCCGGGTCTGGTTCGCCGCTGGGCGCCGGGTGCACCCCGTCGCCCTCTCCCGGACCAGCGCCCTCTCCTCACCGACATCCGCACAAATCGCACTCACACGCCCCGCCCCCGCACCACTCACCTCGGAACAATTTGCGCGTCGTTATACCCAGTTCAATGCCACCACCACAGGACGACATATCATATGCTGGAGAG acaCCACTAAGCTATTCAGGACTTGGCAACTTCGGCGGACCGCAGGACTTCAGCATGAGCTCGGACATCGGCATCGGATTATCATGGGGCGCCCACCAGCTGCAGACTCTACAACACAACAGGTACAT TTCACCTTACAGCAGTAGCCTGCCAGTTCTGGGTGGGGGGACTCCACCGCCCGCTGGCTCGCCAAGCAACGTGAAGATCAAAGCTGAACCAGTCTCCCCACCTCGGGGCTCCGACCATCTGCATCGAGGGCCCCCGCCCGCGCCTCAGCCCGCTCACTTATCCGGAGCCATTGATGGTAAGTACG TTTATTTTGCAGGATCAGTGACGTCAAGTAACATGGGCTCGCCTGCCGGGCAAGACATGCGGCACGCGAACACCGTCCCACTAGACTACGAACAGCCCCATACCAAGCGGCCGAGAATCGACGGCTGGGCCACATAG
- the LOC120634156 gene encoding myocyte-specific enhancer factor 2 isoform X11, with protein sequence MGRKKIQISRITDERNRQVTFNKRKFGVMKKAYELSVLCDCEIALIIFSSNNKLYQYASTDMDKVLLKYTEYNEPHESLTNRNIIEALTKKEHKNGVMSPDSPEAEPEYNQLTPRTEAKYSKIDEEFQMMMQRNQLNGSRVGVGVAGSNYNLPVSVPVGSYDQSLLQASPQMHTSISPRPSSSETDSVYPSGGMLEMSNGYPGSGSPLGAGCTPSPSPGPAPSPHRHPHKSHSHAPPPHHSPRNNLRVVIPSSMPPPQDDISYAGETPLSYSGLGNFGGPQDFSMSSDIGIGLSWGAHQLQTLQHNRYISPYSSSLPVLGGGTPPPAGSPSNVKIKAEPVSPPRGSDHLHRGPPPAPQPAHLSGAIDGKYVYFAGSVTSSNMGSPAGQDMRHANTVPLDYEQPHTKRPRIDGWAT encoded by the exons ATGGGACGGAAGAAAATACAAATATCACGGATTACGGATGAACGAAATCGACAG GTCACTTTCAACAAGCGCAAATTCGGGGTGATGAAGAAGGCCTACGAACTGAGCGTACTCTGTGACTGCGAGATCGCCCTCATTATCTTCAGCTCTAACAACAAACTCTACCAATATGCCAGCACGGATATGGACAAG GTACTTCTGAAATACACGGAGTACAACGAACCGCATGAGTCTTTGACGAACCGGAACATCATCGAG GCACTCACAAAGAAAGAGCATAAGAACGGAGTGATGTCGCCAGACAGCCCCGAAGCGGAACCAGAGTACAACCAGCTAACACCACGGACCGAGGCCAAATATTCAAAGATTGACGAGGAATTCCAAATGATGATGCAGCGAAACCAACTGAACGGCAGCAGAGTCGGAGTGGGCGTGGCCGGAAGCAACTACAACCTTCCTGTCAGCGTTCCAGTGGGGAGCTACGACCAGTCACTTTTGCAAGCCAGTCCACAGATGCACACTTCTATCAGTCCACGGCCCTCGTCATCAGAAACCGATTCAG TTTATCCCAGCGGCGGAATGCTAGAGATGTCAAACGGTTACCCCGGGTCTGGTTCGCCGCTGGGCGCCGGGTGCACCCCGTCGCCCTCTCCCGGACCAGCGCCCTCTCCTCACCGACATCCGCACAAATCGCACTCACACGCCCCGCCCCCGCACCACTCACCTCGGAACAATTTGCGCGTCGTTATACCCAGTTCAATGCCACCACCACAGGACGACATATCATATGCTGGAGAG acaCCACTAAGCTATTCAGGACTTGGCAACTTCGGCGGACCGCAGGACTTCAGCATGAGCTCGGACATCGGCATCGGATTATCATGGGGCGCCCACCAGCTGCAGACTCTACAACACAACAGGTACAT TTCACCTTACAGCAGTAGCCTGCCAGTTCTGGGTGGGGGGACTCCACCGCCCGCTGGCTCGCCAAGCAACGTGAAGATCAAAGCTGAACCAGTCTCCCCACCTCGGGGCTCCGACCATCTGCATCGAGGGCCCCCGCCCGCGCCTCAGCCCGCTCACTTATCCGGAGCCATTGATGGTAAGTACG TTTATTTTGCAGGATCAGTGACGTCAAGTAACATGGGCTCGCCTGCCGGGCAAGACATGCGGCACGCGAACACCGTCCCACTAGACTACGAACAGCCCCATACCAAGCGGCCGAGAATCGACGGCTGGGCCACATAG